The sequence ActgtagaaaaaataattaatctcatATAAAACAGGTAAAATGTAATCAGTTTCATGTTAAACAATAAccgatgaaaaaagaaaaggagctaTATCTTATGCAAACAATCGCCAACATAaccaaattatacaaaaaaaaaaaaaaaccgattagaaCAGAAAGCGAATCTGCTCCATCTTCTATGCTGGTTtgcatccttaaaaaaaaataaaaggagagaaGCAATCACCAAACCTTGAAAATGCAACAATCCACAAAAGAATTATTAACAACCACCGCGCTCGTGTCATCATTAACTGAAACCACCCACATTCTCTCACTTGTTATCAGTATTAGGACAGTCTCTCGCAAAATGCCCTTCCTCTCCACAGTTGTAGCATCCTCCACCTctacctccacctccaccaccaccaccagaaTATCCTCTGCTTCCACCTCCACCATATATCCCACCACCACCGCTACCCTGATAACAATCCCTCGCTAAATGACCGTACCGTCCGCAATTAAAACAAGCACGACCGCCGCCGCCATATCCTCCGCCTTCATATCCTCCACCATTTGAACGGCCGCCTCTGCCAAAACCGCCTCGTCCTCTTCCGACGTAGTAACCCCTCCCGCCACCGCGGCCTCCACGAGGAGGACGGCGAGATCTGGACACGCCTACGACATCAACGGCCTTGGTGCGGCCGTCTTCACCTGAATCAACGGAGAACTCCACAGGCTGTCCGTCGGAGAGGGTACGGAAGCCGTCGGACTGGATCGAGGTCTGGTGGACAAACAGATCCTCGCTGCCGTCATCGGGAGCTATGAAGCCAAAACCTTTTTGTGCACTGAACCACTTGACGTTGCCAGTGGATCTCTTGGTCTCAGCCATTGAAATGAGCTTCTAGGAGAACCTAGAAGGTTCTGGAGTTGGTTTGAGTTTATCAATGGCTTAACGCAGTGTTTGCGTGAGTGTAGTATGGCGTGTGCCTTTTGTTAATGAGTGTCAGAGTTCGGGGAGGTTTTGAGTTTGTTAGGCGGGGGACCCAGTGGATGAGAGATCGGATGGTGTGGAGTGGATTAGATTGGCATCGTACGGTTGTTAAGGATTTAGCGGTTTGTCCCATTTATGTTTGACTACTCAtatctcttcttgttgttttgaaacTATGAGATTTATTTGAAAGTAACATTATACATAATTTCACCGgtcaaattctaaaatatttcatGCAAATGCTTTCTGTAAAccccaaaattttcttttttggtcaTATAAACCTTTAAAGGTAGAATGCAACTTATCTCTCCTTTTTCACCCAAACAAACCTTAAATCTTGCTTAAAATAAacccaaataaaatcaaatgatttaatGATAAATAGCATACAATAAATCCTTGGCATATGCTACGCCAGGAgctagattatttttaaaaaatttaaactaaaaatatgagGTCATCAAGGACatgttttctataaataaagcaaaaaaataataaacacaaaacccggtgtattttaattaaaccttttttAGTTATTGAGTTGGTGACATAttagatgatatatttttttaaaaaaaaatattaagacaatgaTATATTAGATTGATCTAAATCAACCCCAGCTAGCATGCAAAACTCGCAACTTGAATCATGAGATAATGATAGCCTCATGAAAAGTAAATCGAAGCAAACTATAAAGCTTTTATTGTTgcaaagaaatattatttggttGATGTTACATATCTAAATGGATATAGATATTTAAATCCATATAAATGTGAAAGATATCACTTGCAATGTTTTCAGCATTAAGAGTAACTAAGAAATCAGGAAGAAGTATTTAATTGTGTAGAATTTGATCGCCATTCTAATTTTATTCTCAATGACTTTTTAGCCGATGTCGCTCCATTCTCAAGTAACCTTGGATACCAAAGGCCTTAAATGGATTATATACATAATGAAATTGCAAGTAgtgacaataaaaatatgaacttaataaagaattattctttttataatgtATTAATAACTCAATGcataataatataattcaaaactataaacttactaaatattatttgtaatcattttattatcaaaatcactttcaaaaacagttttaatcaaatacctttgaattaatttttattcaataataattcCAACCGTAGTTTTAACCAGAAATATATTCTATCCAACTATCTACAACTAATAGTAACTTTTCTAAACTAACTTATATTTAAACCACAACAATAAAAGCTACAACAATAccaaaatttaaatacatattttcACGTTACAAAAATTAATGCGATAAAAATAGCATATACCACAAGTGAATATTTCAATAATGGTTAGaggaaaaaatatgttttttccctAGATTTATATATCAATATTTCACTTTTATCCatgtggtttaaaatatttttaattttcaaaaagtttTCTAATACTAAGATCATCTTTTTAGCCATTCCTTTTGAGGTTCTTCATTATTCTTCGGAGATGTCACCACACAATGTAGGAATTGATGtgataaaatgagtttttttaaataaataaaaaaagagagagaaaaagagttTTGCTAGCTATTTAAATGAACCTCTTAAAACCAACCACATAGGTGAGAGTATAGAAGTTCAAACTACAAGGATGGAGTTGGAACATAATTGAATCTACAAggttaaaaaagaaagtttaCCCGTGAATAAACTAAGATTTCTTGTCAACGGGAAAGGCGTCAAATCATTGTTTTGGCCCATGGAGCTAAAAACAACATGTCGTTAGATGGTTCCCTCTAATCTAATGCACCTACTTGGCAACATCAGAGGTGTTCTAGAGACTTTGACTTCTGTCCAAAACCTGCCACTCTTTCTAATACCCCTCTCCCACACAATGTGAATTCCTCATCCAATCTCAATCTCCTTCTCTGAAAAATCGAATCATGTTCTTCTCCCCCTGTCTTGTTtaacattgttgtttgattttgtatttcgacaaataaataattacaaataaatatagaatCATAGCTGGTGGTGAATCCTAATCAATGGAGTGATGTCTGCGTATGAGAACGTGATAGGGGGAAGCTGAAGCTGAAGGGTAAAGCACTGGACGTGAAAGCAGGTGGCattatcaagaaaaagaagaatctcTGTTATAAGAAGCATCATTATCAAGATCAATCTACAACAGGTTTTTGTttcatgtcttcttcttctttacctTGATATTTATTGgtaactatgatttttttattattggatacTCTCATGTAAACTATGCACGATGAATGATGAGTTAAATTAGGTGGTCTTTCTAGCAATTTGTAATGTCGGAATAACTGCGTTATCTCCTAGTTATGAAGGCATTTCTGATTGGTAAAAGGCTTGAAAAAATGCATGTGTTTTAAATTGGAATTCGCTAAACTTTTGACTTAAGAAATGCAGgtgtgatttttaaaagttcaaaGAATAGCGAGTTGAAACAAGAGGATATATTCAATAGTTGAAGGTGATGTGGGATGGCTATTGCTCGATTTCATTGGGCAGCGGGGATTAGTATTCAGAACAATACTATAGGATTTGAATGTAATGTGGCATGATGGGAGCATTGATAATTTTACATTTCTCTTCTAAACTCTCATGGATAAGATTTTGGGGTGTAAAAACAGAGGGTTGAGTTCATGTTTGAGATGGACTGAGCCAGCTCTAAAATTGACAGGAGTCGAGAGAATAGCCTTTCGAGGCATCCTCTGGTTTGGAGTTGTAGTATTATCTGAGTAATTGCTgggaaataattataaaaaatctttgCTGATCGGAAAATGGTTCAGTCCCGACTACATCCCCAATGTAATTTACAGACTAATTCATTAGGGCTCATTTAACCTTCGTATGAGTAGATAATGagatatataattttcatttgaTGCCCCACTTGCCGATCCATCCAGAGTTCATAATTGGATTTGTTGCCTGCCCTTCATAAAAATTCAGTGATGATAAAGTGtggatggagaaaaaaaaagctatattgcTTTCTTTGCTAGTGCGTGGGAGCTGAGAGAAAGGGAAACAAAGACGGAGAGAGAAAATGGGAGGGGGGGTTTTACTTTAGTTTTATGCAGTGACTGTCTATGATGTCATAATGCTTTCTACAGTTTCTTTATTAAATCATTCATTGTTTTCAGTTAATATTGCCTTGATTCATGAATTATTAGTTATTGCTAACAAAATGTCTTCATTTTAAAGGTTATCAGATGGAAATACAGCATTAGCAACAAAACATGTTGGGGATATGAACAAGATAGACAAAGATGATGAATAAGAGTAGACTACAAAGTATGATGATCATCTTACACCAGCTGAGAAGCGATATCTCCAGTAGTGGGAGAAAATCGATACCTAAAGGATGGTTAAGATGGCCAGCAAATCTCACCGTGATCGGATTCAGGAATTCAATCAATATATGGCTAACCTAAACAAGCATTATGACATTCCAAAGGTAGAGCCTAGTTAGTTTGTTTCTCCAATTTGTCACTCGGGTTTGTACATTAGTTTAAAGGATTGAGAACAATGAGCTTTAAGAGTTAAAAGCCATGTATATTGATTGAAAGCATGACATTTGTCTagatttatatgttttaagTTCATTGACAGTTTGGTCTCTAtgtatttaaattatgaattatgcAACTAAGTTTAATGGACAATTTTGATGTCTTACCAGTTGAATCTTTGCCTTTGTAAAGCTCCCAAAAATTCTAGTTAACTGTGGATAATATTCCAACTAgtagaaaaaattgaatggttTCCAAATTTCTTATCTATGGTGattatctagtttttttaatttatttattaaaataattgttttatataaatatgtattaatagaaatagagacacaaattgaattgataaaataaaaaaagccatCATATGTAAGGTTgcacatgttaaaaatattatttgaaaataaaaattttatttcaaaaaataaaattcatttatataaaagataaaaaaaattatagaagaatcaaattcttcttttaaatttaaatgcataacaaaaaaaaatcatctcttCAAAGAGActatccaaataaaataaaaggagaataagtactaatttaaatttaaattaaacaaattttgagaaaaaaaccataaaaaactattaatttgttttactaGCTGGAATATTATCGATATATTAATTATGTAGGTGGCGTAGACTTAGAGTATAGTccatttaatgaatttatcgacaTATTTTTACTTAATGGTATGAAGAGATTTTTGCTTCATTTTTGTCCGTGGTATTCTAGCTTTCCTTGTATCTAATTACCTGAGAAATTTGGGTGGTAGTTATGTTTTAGTGTATAATAGGTATGTGGTATTCAtgtaatcaaatatatattaaaaatatgtgtaatataaataaaaaatttattaataatatttaaaaacaaaacttgaaaaattaaaagataaatgtatatccagatattttattttgaaatacagGATATTTATCTGGTTATGTtcgataaatttatttattaaaataatttttttaatttaaataagtatTAACTGAAATAGagacaaaaattaaattgatagaataaaaaaacatcatatgcAAGGTtgtacatattataaatattatttgaaaataaaaaaaatatttatataaaagataaaaaaaattatagatgaatcaaaaaaaattcttcaaatttaaatgcataacaaaaaaaaaacaatcatattttaaaagagactctccaaacaaaataaaaagaagaatgagtactaatttaaatttaaattaaacaaatttagagaaaaaaaccataaaaaaatcattattatttttttttttaaaaaaaggcatAAGCCAGGTGTTGTTGGGTCTGGTAAGTCAAGTTAGCCTATATGACCTATTTTGTCGGGGCCCATACAATTggacccttatttatttatttatttatttttattgtttaccataaagttttttgaaaaaaaaaaaatcagacaacACGTCGTCTGATTTGCCTAGATATCGGCCATTGTGGTTGTTGGAAAGTCACGACTTAAgtattttttacctaaaaatcctttttttaatccattttgACCCAAAAAACTCCTATAAAACATCATACAAACCATGATAAACTTATCTATGACCTCAAAAAACCGcctcaaaaactaaaatcaacctAGATCCAAAAATCATTCcgaattcaaattttttttttcacaaactttaaatgtaaaaaaaacacttaatatgAAATCCATCATCAATGGAACAATTTGACACAAATATCTTTCGTTTTTGTGGTCTAAATTGATGTCAgcaatatttttctctctaCCATTGAAATTTAGtgatctttctctctctctctctttctctcctctctctcaatccgtgactaaaaaataacaaaaataaatttttataccaaaattgaattgaaaaaatattgaggaaCTGAAATTATATAATCTGCATGCTTTTTAAAGTTCAAGGACCagagtgtattttttttcaaaacttacgGCATGCCACCTATGTTTagtatctttttcattttggtctctcttatttcaatctcatcttttcataaaaaatcaaaatcaagtggTCTTCAATTAGGACTAAATcgcaaaataaatatttaagaaccaaattgaaaaaaacataaaattttatatagtcAATCCACAGTAATGTATGAGAGAATGAACAATGGAGTCTTACATAGTAaaatccaccaccaccactaccactattattattattattattattattattattattatcatcattactactattattattataactaacattactactattattatttttatcatcatcatcattaaattttttttgtattataatcatcatcataaataatattattattttcattacttttttttttattttcattaccatcattattattattattattattattattattattattattattatattactattactgttaCTATTATCATCCTCCtcatctttattattactattactgttacttttttttacttttgggggtatttttattattttattgttcataaaaatattgtataaacaaaaatactctCACACAAATCAATAATAATGAATGACCCatgtaaaaatactaaaatatccaTTAATTAAAGAtgagcaatttttattttttttttgccaaggTCATAGACATCAATCCACTATTGTAGTGAATAGTGAAGTGATTATACCCACAATGATTCttttatacattttaatatatttgttatatatatatatattgtaatgtctctaattttccaggaaaaaaaagacacaTATCATTTCATAGAAcctagggattttttttttaaggcaattaattaattaaaactataataataatattcaaacATTTAGTTTACcataaattccaaaaatttaTAAGTATAGCACTTAACCAGCTTATCCAATTCACTACTAGTTAAAAAGATAATTACATCATTCACACGACATCTCAAAATcacatttttcttgttttacaaAAAGAATCATGTAGTCGGAGGAATAAGTTTTACAATTATCCTAACCCCACAATTaaccaaattttaaataaaataaaataaaatggaggaATAAGTTTTATTGTCAATTTATTCAAATTGAAACCTTACCCATACATTTTTTCCATATGTACAAACATCATTCAATCATGATAACACGCATTTCAACAACCTAACATAGAAATCTAAGTTCACCATCTCACTAACAATCTCAATCTTTTCCAATCACTGCAGCCCAACAAAACTAATCACTTAAAACAAAGTTTCTTACCTTCCACGAATGAAAAATCAAGAGTTTATTGTTTTACTTTGCTTCAACACTTAAAATCTTCCTCCCAATCACTGTATAAATAAGTTATCCACACTAACCCTTTTATTTTCATGGATTTTCACcaagaattgaagaaggatGAAAGACCTAGCCTCCCCCCCTCCCTCTTTTTCTCATCACCCACCAGCCACTGTAGAGAGAATGgggtatttattttctaattttgttgACAAATTGCACTTTGGTCCTTCATgtcttttgtttcaattttaatccccccatttcctttctttcttcaatTGATTCCACactatttttctcctttttaattcaatttcttttctccCATCTAATTTCACTTATTTggcttattaattaattaacttcttcttttattaactTGGAAAAATTCTAGCCAAAAATGTACAATAACACTGTAAAATCTCGCCTGGGGTTTTACATATAGATGGTTAATCAATAGTTATATGTGGCataaattttgtttatataaatatatttaattatttataaaatatttatttatctttaatatttatcaaatattttattaatgagtCTACAATAAAGATGAAGTTTTaggaacaaaaatattttgcaaaaaaaattataaaattattataattatgagatttttaagctaaggtatatatataaatgcttGTTAGATGACATTTACACTGAATTGACTCCCATAAGATTTCTATATGAAGAAATAATCTATGTCTATAGAAAGACTAATGTGACATTTTATAAGTAATCCTTAGATTTTATATCACTAAGTTATTTTTGTTGGGTTTCCCAAAATACATATATGCAAtggaaacaattattttaaaatttttcaagagtCTCAAGGATTTCATTAGATAGATCTAGAGTTATTTGGGGTTCATGTAAAGATTATCTgcagatcaaatattttttttggttttgagtaTTTGCTTCAAGGCTGGGTTGTCGTAAATCATAAGTCGTCCAAGTGTTCGATCTTTAACGGTAATTCACACGAACCACTagtaaaaaatctcttaaacccttttaaaagagagagagttttaTGCCTTAAagagctagtttttttttttcttttatgttttaggtATTTACACACTGTACTTTtctcacattctttttttatttatagaaaataagagttataacattttatttatagaaaagcCTAAAAAgtctataaatgataaaatatcattttttctaaaaaaataatattatatatatatatatatattattttaggataattttagaaattcacTCAATAAAGtccctacttgatttttttaggtttagaattgtaatcccatataataattacattgcaatccttaatttttaaaatttacttacCATCAAGttatacataaaaaacattagtcagaaattaaaatagaataattaatcaagtataacttgattgtaaataagttttaaaaattaagaactaaaatgaatttaaatagggaattttaattctaaatctaaaaaaaacaaataaaaatttaattaaataaatttagatcatAAGACTCTGGGTATAAATGTTTTAGAAAACCCAATATTATGCACTTGTATAAGATTGTTTGCTGTGTAAAATTGTTTGATCTGGCATCTCTCTTTTACTCTCAGTTATATTCTGATTTTGCAGGGCATGGGGATATTAATATTAATCTGGGTTGAGAAAAccttcaaatttgaaaaactgaagatgccttttttattaaaaaaaaaaaaaaaatactttctctgTATTACTTACCGTACACAATTCGAGGCCAATTCCAAGGTTTGATTCTCGGGCTGAATTTGAGTGAATTCAGCTCACTGCATACCATGGGCTATGGCCATGCTAGAGCCCATCACAAAAAAACGTACCTTACCTCCCCATCTTGTGCGTAGCTGGGGCCTGAACCGAGCCACTTTCTGAATAAATGATGCATTCAGCTCAACGCAGCGTAGCTGGGGCCTGAACCGAGCCACTTTCTGAATAAATGACGCATTCAGCTCAACGCAGCGTAGCTGGGGCCTGAACCGAGCCACTTTCTGAATAAATGATGCATTCAGCTCATCaacatgtttttatcaaaatctgGCTTGGCGAGCAAGGTTGATTGCAAGCGCCACGCTGCAGCCAGTGGTGCCTATTTCTCTTACCGGAGCTCCATTCAGAGAATCGGTAGGATCAGCTTGGGATCGAGATAAGGACCCCAAGAGATGCCATGCCAAGGACGATCAATTTTCACTGGCTTAGGTTGCTTGTGGGTCGCTAACCATGCACGTAGCCATCGACTTTGTTAGTTCACGTCACATGTCTCTTGATCACGACATGAGAGGTGGAGGttttcctctttctctctctttttttttttttttttatactttgtgtgtgtgtgtgtgttttggtCCACTaggaatataattttaaagaagcTAAAGGCGAGTTCGGAAAGAGAGGCAAAATATCACCATATCTACGATCTGTATTTGTGTTGATCCGTGACGGCTAAAAAATTGTCTATGgatgtttaataaataaaatgacgcACATCACGTTGATAATGGGGGATTACAGGCCTCTAgaatatctaatttatttttatattttaaaagtgttttttttttaatttaaattttaaaatttttttattttaaattattttttatttattttttttcaaattaaaaaatattgataacaaaaatattttttttaaaaaataaaaaatatattattttgatacatttccaaacaaaaaatactttaaaaaataattgttactcaattaataaaaataacttatgtaggtgttttttcttttcaaggtaataaattaagaatttcttttattattattatcatttgttgttgttattatatctacaaaataattatttaagttttGATGTAAGGAGATAACTTTTTACGGTAGTTTTCTGTTTTTAAGCAAGTAAATGCTTTTAATAGTCCATAATTTGCAAACACAAACATACAGGAAGAACCTCAAAATATGAACATATAATTGCATCATTacctaggggtgagcaaaaccggttcggttcggtttttatctaaaaaactaaccaaaatcaaattttcaaaaacttaaaaaattcaaaccgaaaccgaaccgaaacagttaaaaccgaccggtttcggttcggttcggttcggttttttttaacagaaaaaccagaaaacctGTTTTATTGTTTTGGGCTTTTTAGGCTTTTCGGATGGGCTTTTTGATGGGCTTTTTGATGGgcttataattaatataaatattatctaattttgtaaaaaatctataatatttttaatatttttttgtcactaaattttaatttatattaaattattagtgctaatattgtgtttaataattaatatgtttcaagtctttctaatatttgtgttttggaCTCCTAATGCatcaaagtttaaataacacacacacacaccaaattaaaattaaaattacaaagcctTGCCTTCAAAAgggcttaaaaaaacaaacaacaaagaatattgccataaaaaataaaacacttcatgcaaaaaatatagATCTTCATTGTGAACATCATCACAATAAAAAAGCACATCTTCATCTTTGATGTTGGTGTAGTACCCGTTGATGAAGCATTTTGAATTTGAGTAGTTTCCATCTGTTATTATATAatgaaaacatgttaaaaacctataatttataatagattTAAATGTACTAAAATAGCAACCAAAAAAATCAcagtataatttttatttacacaATATAAGTTACAGAAAACATGCATTGCAAGCTTAAAGAagcaataatttttatgttgaatatCCATACCTTCTTAAACATCACAGTATAATGGTTATTTACACAAGTTCCTTCTGGAAATATGAGAAGAGGGTTATTGTCAGCTTCCTGAACATGATCCCGTAACCTGAAATATATAACTCCATATGATCATGAAGAGAACATCATTTTCAAGAACAGTAATTTTAACACCAGCATTTACACCTATTTCTTAGCTACAATCTCACGATCCTTTGCCTCTCCACGATTGAACCAGATACATCCTACACTCTTTGATATTGTGCTTTGCAACAGCCCTGCATTTAGAGCAACCaccattgaatttaataaatatgctATGCTATATTACATGACAATCCTTTCAGCTTGGCCACCACATTTCTTACTATCTATAAATAACCACCACAAAGGACTTGAAGCAAAACAACTAGAATAAGAGCTGGGACTGCACTATTTCTTCCTTCAAAATTGTACTTGTGGGATATTATCAGTTACACATAATTCAGGGATCCTTTGATATTTGTTGACAGACATGTAACTTAGGATGTAACTGTTAATTGGATCAAATATCTGAAATACATAGGACGCCATTTCTCACTTACCAACCCAACCAGGGTGTTTCTGCATAATCACAGCAAATGCAGTCATCTGTTCCAGGATAATGAAATCGATCATGGAAGTATGATTGCTCACAAAAACCTGTTCAGCAGCAAGTTTA is a genomic window of Populus alba chromosome 5, ASM523922v2, whole genome shotgun sequence containing:
- the LOC118029365 gene encoding cold shock protein 1, with product MAETKRSTGNVKWFSAQKGFGFIAPDDGSEDLFVHQTSIQSDGFRTLSDGQPVEFSVDSGEDGRTKAVDVVGVSRSRRPPRGGRGGGRGYYVGRGRGGFGRGGRSNGGGYEGGGYGGGGRACFNCGRYGHLARDCYQGSGGGGIYGGGGSRGYSGGGGGGGGRGGGCYNCGEEGHFARDCPNTDNK
- the LOC118029366 gene encoding glycerol-3-phosphate acyltransferase 9-like is translated as MFFVASWTGVVKYHGPRPSIQPKQVFVSNHTSMIDFIILEQMTAFAVIMQKHPGWVGLLQSTISKSVGCIWFNRGEAKDREIVAKK